Part of the Tissierellales bacterium genome, TTAATCGCAATCATCTTGATTCTACTATTACATATCCAAATTGTCAACATCATTTCATACTTGCAGTTCACAAATATCTATTACAATTTGAAAACAGCAATAGGTAGCATTTCTCTTGTGCTAGAAATCAGCCCCTTCTATAAGTTCTCCGCTCGCATACTTTCAATCATGAAATTGACCATGTGAACTTTTAGATACAAAAAAAGCAGGCGATTTTCCCTGCTCTAATACTTCTATATAAATCTTTACTCAGTCAAAACGAAACAATATATGCTTAATTGAAATTTTCCACTTATTACGACCACTTTTCTTTGCATAATTACCTTTGCATTTTACCAGTTATATGATCAATATCTATTCTTATAACTTTTGTAGCCGTATGTGCTTTTTCAATATACTCATGTCCTTCTTTTTTGAACGCACTTGAATACTTTTCTATTAATAATTTTAATGCTTCCTTTTTATTATCAATCTCTTCAAATGCCCTTCCAAATACCACAACACTCTCATAATTAGTATCAAATTGACTTGGAAGTAATTCAACATTAGATGTTATGCAAAATGAGACTTTATTGTTTAACTCAATATTGTCTAATTTATATCCTTTAGTTGCACTATGAAAATAAATACTATTATTATGATAAACATAATTCAATGGAACCACATATGGATAACCAATCTCCGTATTAGTAGATAGTATACCAAATTCACCGTCATACAAGAGTTTCTGACAATCTTCTTGACTTAATTTTTTCTCTTTTCTTCTCATTTCTCTGAACATCATATACACCATCCTAGTCTTTTTGATTTTCATTACAACTTAGAAATTAGCAATCTTTTGAATCAAAACAAACAATGTATGCGTCTAAAAGTGTACTAATATCTAATTTCTATTAGTGAAAGTGCATCAGCACTTGCTTTATGACCTACGTCATCATTATCTCTTGATTTAAATGCTCTATCTATAGCATTCATTGGCAGCTGTCCAAGTCCTACTTGAATCAATGTACCGACTATATATCTTTCCATATTTAACAAAAATCCATTTGCAGTTATTTTTATTACTATTTCGTGTCTAGTTTCTTCTATACTTATAGCTTTAACTTCCTTTATTGATTTTTTAGCTTTCTTATTGGTCGTAAATGCTAAGAAATCATGTTCGCCTTGAATCTTACAAGCCGCCTCTTTCATCCTATCTACATCAACCCATTGCTTCATCAAATTAACATAATGTCTTTCAAATAAAGGTCTATTTGGTGCATCAACTTTCCATAAACGATATTCATATGTTGCATCTTTCATCAAATATCTGCTTTGAAATCTACTATCTTCTAATTGCACTGACAACACTATAATGTCATCAGTCAAGTACTTCTCAAAATAATCAAATAGCTCTGAACCGTCCACTCTATCGTCAGGTACTACAAAATTCACAACTTGCTGCTTGGCGTGAACTCCAGCACTAGTATTTACAGCTCCTATTACTTCAATATTGTCATCATATAATTTTTCCAATATTGACTCTAATTTTCCTTGAACACTTTTTGATGCATTTTTCTTAGTTTTATTGAATCCGATATATTTTCTACCATCATAGACAATAATCATTTTATAATTTTGCATTTCAACACTCCTTTTTATTCGGGCAAAATAAATTGCGAGATAACATATCCATCATCTCGCAATTTGTCTTAAACATCATTGATATCTACTAATGCCATTATATATCTAATTTATTGATATGGCAATCAAGAGATTACTATATTGTCATTTTGATGTTGAAAAAAACGCCTTTAAACATGTATCATAATCATAAAAAGATTAAATGATTGAAATTAATCACAAAAAATGTTATGCTATCAACGGTAAACTAAAATATAAATGATTTATAAAAACAAATTTTTATTTTATATTAAATTTCAAAATTCAAATACTAAATTTCAAATAATGATATACTAAAGAGCTTATATTTATAAGCTCTTTTTAAATGATAAGGAGCGGTAAAATATGATAAAAGTTGATAACTTGTCATACTCATTTCCACAAAAAGATCTATACAATAATATTTCATTCACATTAGAAAAAGGTCAACATTGTGCGTTTATAGGAGCAAATGGCAGCGGAAAAAGCACATTAATAGACATACTAATAGATCCAGAAAAATATATGTTTGATGGCAAATTAGACATAGAACCAAATTGCAAAATAGGCTATGTTAGCCAGTTTTCACAATTAGACAAAACAAAAAACATCACTGTTTTTGAATATATTGGAGAAAAATTTATTAAGTTACAAAATCAAATAACTGATATTTGCACAGAAATGGAAACATCTTCAGATATCGAAACTTTACTAGAGCAATACCAAGATGCATTAGATGAATTCGAATCTATTGGCG contains:
- a CDS encoding pyridoxamine 5'-phosphate oxidase family protein; translation: MMFREMRRKEKKLSQEDCQKLLYDGEFGILSTNTEIGYPYVVPLNYVYHNNSIYFHSATKGYKLDNIELNNKVSFCITSNVELLPSQFDTNYESVVVFGRAFEEIDNKKEALKLLIEKYSSAFKKEGHEYIEKAHTATKVIRIDIDHITGKMQR